The DNA region AAGAGGAACAAAGAGAACGGCGTGTTTAAGGGCAACATCTATCCCGTGAACCCCAAGCTTGAGGAGATTGACGGCTACAAGGTCTACAAGAGCGTTGAAGAGCTCCCGGATGACACCGACCTGGCGGTCATCTCGATACCTGCACCATCCGTGCCCGAAACGATGAGGGAAATCGCCAAAAAGGGCATAAAGTCGGTCGTCATAATCACGGGCGGCTTCGGAGAGCTCGGCGAGGAAGGAAAGAAGCTCGAGCGCGAAATCTACGAGATAGCCAAAGCCAACGGGATCGACTGGGCGGCTGGGGCTGGGATAGGAATTGGAAAGATGGTCAGCTACGGCAACAAGCTCGACGTTGACGACGCCGACCTGATGGAATACTTCCTCCACGATGACGGGATAAACGTCGTCACCTTCTACATCGAGGGCGTTAAGGACGGAAGGAAGTTCATAGAAAGTGCAAAGAAGATAACGAAGGTCAAGCCGGTCATCGCTCTGAAGAGCGGGAGAACCGAGTATGGAGCAAAGGCGGCTTCTTCCCACACCGGTTCTCTCGCCGGGGCGGACACGATTTACGATGCCGTCTTCAAGCAGACGGGCATAATCAGGGCAGAAGACTTCGAGCACATGTTTGACCTGGCGAAGGCCTTTGCGGCGCTTAAGGGCAAGCTCCCGAAGGGCGACAGGATAGGCATAATCACCGACGGCGGTGGAGCTGGGGTCATGGCAAGCGATGCAGTGGCCAAATTCGGCCTCAGGATGGCAAACCTGAGCGAGGAGACGATAAAGTTCCTCAAGGAGAACTTCCCGCCGCACGCTGTCGCTGGCAATCCGACCGACGTTGTCGGTGATACCGACGCGGAGCGTTACAGGATAGCAATCGAAGCTTTCACCAAAGACCCGAACGTTGACGCCATAGTTATCATCGTCCTCTTCCAGGTGCCCCTCCTCGAGGAGGAGAAGATAATCGACATCCTCGCCGAGTACCAGAAGAAGAGCGACAAGCCGATAGTGGCTGTGGCAATGGGCGGAAGGAAGACCGACCGCTACGCGAGAATGCTCGAGGAGAGGGGAGTTCCGGTCTATCCAACCCCCGAGAGGGGTGTCAGGGCGATGGCAGGTTTGGTTCGTTATGCTCAATATCTGAAGAAGGGGGGAGGGTTATGAAGGGGGAAGCCCTCAAAGTTATTGAGTCCGTCCTGGCCCAGGGCAGGACGGCCATGGTCGAGTACGAAGCAAAGCAGGTTTTAAAGGCTTACGGTCTGCCCGTTCCGAACGAGAAGCTTGCCAAGACTCTCGATGAAGCTTTAAAGTACGCCGAGGAGATCGGCTACCCAGTGGCCATGAAGCTCATGTCGCCGCAGATTCTCCACAAGAGCGACGCTAAAGTGGTTCTCCTCAACATAAAAACGCCCGAGGAACTCAAGGAGAAGTGGAAAGTCATCCACGAGAACGCACGCAAATACAGGCCGGACGCGGAAATCCTCGGCGTTCTCATAGCCCCGATGCTCAGGCCGGGCAGGGAGATAATCATCGGCGTCACCGAAGACCCGCAGTTCGGCCACGCGCTCATGTTCGGTCTCGGCGGCATCTTCGTCGAGGTTCTCAAGGACGTCACGTTCAGGATAATCCCGATAACCGAGCGCGACGCCAGGAAGATGATAACGGAGATAAAGGGCTACCCGATTTTAGCGGGAGCGCGCGGTGAAAAGCCAGCCGATATGGAGGCAATAGTTGATATGCTCCTCAGGGTAAGCGAGCTGGTCGACGAGCTGAGGGACTACATAAAGGAGATGGACCTCAACCCGGTCTTCGTCTACAGCGAGGGCGAAGGCGCCGTGGTCGTTGACGCGAGGATCATCCTCAAGGTTCCCGGGGACAAGGAGCCCTAAATGAGCTCCGAGTACAAGGAAAGGGCGCTTAATCCTTTTCTTTTTGAAATTAAAAGGAACTCAACCGAAAATGCTCGAACCGAAGAGGTGCAGAAAAATCTCAAACGCAACCAGTATCAGCGTGAGCGCAATAACCCCCTTTGGACTGACCTTAATGGCCCTTGTGTCCTCATCAAAGAACCTCATTAAGCCCGCTCCGGTTGGCGGAAGAGTCGTTTTGTCCTTTGCCATACCCATCCCCTCGTCCTTTGTAGTAAGGCCTCTATAAGCGTTCTCCCCATGGACGTTTTTAAGCTTTTCCGGGAAGGTTTATTAACGTTCCTCCCTTATAGCCCCCGGTGGGAAGCATGGACTACGGGAGCCTCAGCCCAAGGACAAAAACGGTTTACGCCCAGGTTAGATACCTGGATGACTACCACTGGAACATAGAGGGAGAAACAATAAGCGGCATCCACAAAAAGAGCGGTATCAAGGTCACGATTATGACTGCAGACAACAAGGAGCAGGCCATCAAAATCGCAGAGAGCCTGAAGCCGGAGGGGATTGTGATAATAGCGGTCCCCGAGAAGGGCGTCTTCTCCGTCCACAACGGAGTTTTCATAATGACCCACAGGTACGCCAGGGCAACCCTGAGCGACATAAACGATCACATAGTGTGGAGGGGCTTCAAAGTTGAAGAGGAGAACGGAAAACTCACTCAGATGGATTTTTATGAGTACCTGGGGGGCAGGTTGATAGATCACATCAAGCAGAACGCAGTAATCGGCCAGGACTACGTCTTCTGGCAGTTCTACAAGTGCGAAGAATGCGGCAAATACGTTGACATAGACAACCTGGAGTTCCATCTTAAGGAACACGGGATTAAACTTCAGGAGAAGAACGAGGAGGTCTACGAGATCCTCGAGCTGAACTTTGGGGACGGCAAAGTCTACGATAAGTTCGGAAAAGAGGTTTCCATTTCAGCTTTCAGCGAAGAAACCCGGGAATTCCTTGAGGAAACACTGAAAAAGGAGTGATCAGGGGAAAAACTCCCTTTCAAGAAGTTTTCTTTCCCTTTCTTCGAAGGCGTTTTTGGTTACGACCACCGTTAAAACGCTATCTTTTGTTGTCACTGTATCCTTAACCGCGAGGAGGAACTTCATCATGGGTTCGAAGCCAACCTCTGACTTCAGGTACTCGAGGGCGTCTATATAAACTATCTTATACCCGTTTTCCAGTTCTCTGGTTATCAGATCCTGGAGTATCCCAAGCTTTGACGGACTTATGGCTATTACGCGAGGCTTCTCTCGAACGGGGCCTTCTTTTGCCCTCGTAAGCCAGAATACCAGGGAACCCTCAGAGAATTTTTCAGCGGCTCTTTCAGGGTCGGTTCTTGTTACCACTATCATGTCGTTCCTGAAGAAGTGCGGGTATTGTGACAGAAGCTCCTCTTCACCGGGAAACAGGTGGGCTCCAAGCGGCGGCACGTTCGATACTGACGTCTTCTCCGGCTTTACCACGGGGTAGAATACAAAGACGAACGCCCCAACCGCGGCCAGTACTCTGCCCAGGGCCGCCGCGGAGAAAGCAAAGTTTGAATACCAGCCTATCTGCCTTCCAATGGGATAGGTAAGGTTGAGGAGACCGACTATTGAGATGCCTATGGGAAGCAGTCTGTCCCAAAGCCTCTCCCCTATTATGTACTTCCAGAGGATGTAAGATAGGAGAAGCAAACTTCCACCAAAAACAAACGACGGAAAACTGTTTTTAAGTAAGAAACTGTCTCCGAAGATATTTGCCGCCACAGCAAACAGCCATAGATACGAGGTTACGAGAAGTATCGACACGAGGAGGGCGTGTTTAAACCCGATTTTTCCATTCTCAAGGCAGAGGGAGCCCCAAACAACTGAGACACCTATCAAAAAACTCGGCACTAACGATGCAACATCGTAGGCCTCATCCGGTATCCTGATTCCGAGGGGGTCCAGGATGTATGCTTCGATGTCAAGGGCATTAATTAAAAAAGCCGCCGAGAGCAATACCCATCCCTGGTTCTTTGTTTGGTAAGCCTTGTAAGCTATGGCCCCAAAAAGAATCCACCTCGAAAGAAAGTTGACGAGCGCGATCCATTCCATCTAAACCACCTTCCTCAGTATTTTCTCTTGTTTCAGCAACACCATAGCCCCCGGAGGGACGTTCTCGTCCACTACGACGCCGGGCCCTATCAGGGAGTTGCTCCCAATCTTTCTGCCAGGATAGATGCTGACGTTAATCCCAGTTTTGACGTTGTGGCCGATTATGGCGCCAAGTTTATGCCGCCCGCTGTCTTCGAGCTTTCCTTTGATTTCGACTTTGATGCTGCCCCTGTCGTGTCTAAGGTTGGCTGTTATAGTTCCCGCGCCGAGGTTTACGTTCTCACCTATTATGGAATCACCGACATAGTTCAGATGGGGTACATTGGAGTTGTCCATTATTATGGAGTTCTTGACCTCAACAGCGTTTCCAATATGGCAGTTGTCGCCTATGCTCGTGCTGGGCCTTATAAAGCAGTTCGGGCCTATCACTGAGTTTCTCCCTATTTTTACCGGCCCTATTATGTACGAGCCGCTCCTTACCACGGTTCCCTCCCCTATCTCAACGGGGGGTATTATTACGGCGCCTTCCTCGACTTTTCCTCTTATCTCATGCTTCAGCTTTGTTTTGAGCAGGTATTCGTTGAGCTCGAGGAGGTTCCATGGCCTGCCGATGTCATTCCAGTAACCATCGTAAACCGCATAAACGACGTTTTTTCCGGCATTTATCATGAGGTTGATGGTGTCCGTTATCTCGTACTCTCCCCTCTCGCTCGGCGGTGTGGCTTTGATGAAGCTGAAGACTTCAGGGGTGAATACGTAGAGGCCGAGGTTCGCGTAACCCGGAATTTTCCCCGGCTTCTCGGTTATTTTTTCGACTTTGGGTCCATTAACGTCAACTTTCCCGAAGTGACTCAGGTCGTCGAAATTCTTTACCAGAATGGCCGCATCAGCATTGTGCTTTCTGAAAGTGGACACGAGTTCCCTGACTCCGTCTTTTTCAAGATATATGTCCCCGTTTGCCACTATGAACTCCTCGCCCGTAACGTATTTCTCAGCGCTTTCTATGGCTTTGGCAGTTCCATTCCCCGGAAGCTGTTCGACGTAAGTTACTGGCTTCCCGTGGAACTCGTCACCGATGACTTCAATCAGCTTCTCCTTTTTGTACCTTACAATGATCACAAAGTCATCAACGAACGGGTCAAGATTCTCCATTATGTACTCTATTAGGGGCTTGTTAGCTACTTTCAGAGTTACCTTGGGTCTGTCGTCGGTTAGGGGCTGGAGCCTTTCTCCTTTCCCTGCCGCTAGGATAACGCCTTTCATGGGCTCACCTCCAGAGTATTGAGATTAGGGATATTAGAGCATAACCCACGAGGAACTTTCTCCCGTGTGCTGCGAGCTTTAGGAGGGAATGTATAATTATCAAAGAGAGAAAGAACGATACCGAGGACAGGATTATTCCGTCGGCCCCCACAAGACCGGACTCTTTGAGTAGCACAGCCCTGAGGGCGAAGTACGCGGGGGAGGCTAAGAGACTGGCCCCAACGGCATCCCTTACATCACTTTCTATTATTGAAGCCGTTATTAGGGAAGTCAGGGCCCTCGAGGGGCCGGGCGATGAAAGCCCCTGGGCGGTTCCTACTAAAAAGGACAGGAAAAAGTCTTTGATGTCCCCCGGTAAATTAAGGGGTACCCTTTCAAGAGTGCCCAGAATTAAAAGTACAACACCCAGGGCAACGTCCACGATGATAAGGGTTTGGACGCCAAGGGTTCCCAGGGTTTTCCCGAGGGGGTAGCCTATTATGAGTGTGAAAAGGGATGAGTACAGAAAGACTTTGGACCAGCTTCTCTCATTTTGGGTTATTAAATCCCTTGGAAGCAGGCATATTTCCTTCTGGAAATAGAAGACACCCGCAAAGGTCGCCCCCAAATATATGGGAAAAAGGTAAGCCTTTTCAAGCGCGAGCTCGGGGCTAGTCGGGAGCCATGCCAGAATCGTTCCAAGTATCGCTTTGAGTACCAGCTGGGGGTAGCTCAATCCTATACCACCCTAAACTATCTCCCCATAGAAAAAATAAAGTTTTCGAGCATTTCCGATAGTTGTTATATCTTCATGCCAAACCGCCTCGGCGCCTTAATGGCGTGAAACGCATGAGCCCCGGTGCGGTAGTTGAAAACCTCAATACCGGTTCTCCCTGGCTATGCGGTTTGGCTGCGGGGTTGCTAAAGACTTAAGTTGGCGATTTTTCCTTTTCCTTCAGGCATATTTTTAAACTCGCGGGTACACTCTTTTCGTGTGAGAGAAAGGAGGGTGATCTGTATGAGGAATCCTTTTGAGAAAATGCCAACGGTGCTTACCGCTGATGAGCTCATAGACAAAGCCTTCAGGCGGGCTGAGAAAGCCGCTTCCGCCGTTACACCTCAGGGCGGAAAAGTGGCAAAGGCGAGACAGAGGGAGGAGCTGAGGATAAGGACTGTTTCCAACGTCGTTAGGGACAACCTGAAGAAGATACTCGAGGGGACCCCCGGGGTTTCTACCCTGCCGAAGTTCTATCAGGAGCTCGTGGACACATTGGTTGACAGGGATCAGTTCCACCGTTCTCTGGCGAGGGTTGACTGGGCGATAAAGACAATCCGAAACCTCGAACAGAGGTACGTGGAAAAGCTTCGCTTTGAGAGGAACCCCCTGGAGATAGCAAAGTTGAGGAGGCAGTTTTATGGCAGGGTGGCGGATATACTGCAGAGCATCAACGACGACCTCGAATACCTGAACAGGGCCAGAAACGTGCTAACGGAACTCCCTGTGGTTGATCTTGAGCTGCCAACCGTAGTGATAGCGGGTCATCCCAACGTTGGGAAGAGCACTCTCTTGCGAGTCCTAACCAATGCAAAGCCTGAAGTGGCCAGCTATCCCTTTACCACCAAAGGCATCAACGTTGGCGAGTTTGAGGAGCACTACCTCAGATACCAGGTGATAGACACCCCGGGTCTCCTTGACAGGCCCCTCAGCGAGAGAAACGACGTGGAGAAGCAGGCGATATTGGCACTGAAGCACCTCGGGGATGTTATAGTCTACATCTTTGATCCAAGTGAGCACTGTGGCTTTCCGATAGAAGAGCAGATGCACCTGTTTGAGGAGATCCATTCGGAGTTTGGCGAGTTTCCCTTTGTGGTGGTTCTCAACAAGACGGACATAGCGGAGGAGGAAAATATTCGACAGATTGAAGAGTTCGTCAGGAAGAAAGGCCTCAGGCCCATCAGGATATCAGCTTTAACTGGGGCCGGCCTGGATGAGCTAAAGAAGACCGTGACTGAACTGGTCAGGCCAAAGGCTGAAGAGCTTGCCAGGAAGATAATGGAAAAGGAACTGGAAAAATTCCGGGAGGGAAGCAATTTTGTGTGAGTTTCTCAGAGACCGAAGGCTCCCCTTATCCCGTTTATTATCATCTGCATGGCCATAGAGGCGAGTATCAGACCCATCATCCTCGTCATCACCTTGATGCCGAGTCTACCGAGCCTCTCCTGTATCTTGCTCGAGAAGTAAAGGATCAGCCAGGCCGTCAGCCCTACCGCTATGATGCTCGCTATAATGAGGGCCTTCTCGAAGATCTGGTGGCTCCTGGCAGTGTAGAGCATAACCGTTGTTATTGCGCTCGGGCCTGAGAGAAGGGGAATCGCGAGTGGAATTATCGCGACCTCCTCGAGTGTAACGGCCTCTCCGCTGAACTCCTCGGTCTCCTCCCTGCTTATCTTCACGGTGGAGATGTTTCCCGAGAGCATCTCCATTGCCATCCTGAAGAGAAGTATACCTCCAGCTATCGCAAAGGCGTCGGTGCTTGAGCCGAAGAATTTGAATATCCACTGACCGATGAGGGCGAAGACGAGGAGCGTTATCACGACGGTTATGGCAGTCTTCGTCGCTATCTCGCGCCTCTCTTTCCAGCCGAGGTCGCGGGTGACGCTCAGGAAAACGGGGACGGCTCCAATCGGGTTCGTTATCGCGAAAAGGCCTCCGTAAATGAGAATGAAATACTTCAGGTACTCGATCATGGGATCACCGTATCAAGCGGGTACCAAGGAGTTAAAAAGCTAATCTTCCCTCACCACCTCAAAGGAATATGTCAGCTCTGTCCCGCTCAGCTTCATGTGGGCGCTGGCGGAGCAGTACTTGTCCTGGCTTAGCTCTATGGCCCTTTTGGCTTTCTCCTCCTCCACGTTGCCGTATATTCTGTAGTGGATGTGGATCCTGCTGTAAATCCTCGGGTGCTCCTCACGCCTCTCGCCGCTTATCTCGATCTCCAGACCCTTTAGGGGTTCGCGCATCTTTTGAAGTATCATTACCACGTCGTAGGCTGTACAGCCGGCGACGCTCAAAAGCAGGAGCTTCATGGGGCTTATGCCGCCTTCCCCGAGTATGACTGAACAGCTCTCACCCTCGATGCGCCCAACGAACTGATAATCCTTGAACCACTCGACCTTTCCCCTGACCTGGTCTGACATTGCCACCACCGGCCCCATTCCGAAAATGCCTTTAAAGAGGTTTCCCAAACTTTGGCGATGTACGTGAGACCATTTGATCCATGGAAAGCGAAACTCTGCACCTGCCCCTTTAAGTACACGCTGAACGTCTACACCGGCTGCGACCACGCCTGCGTCTACTGCTACATAACGAGCTACATCCCCAACGCCTTTCGGGTGAGAACCAAGGAGAACCTCCTGCCAAGGCTGGAGAAAGAGCTAAGGGAGTTGGATAAAAGCCACATCATAGCGCTCTCCTATTCCTCCGACCCGTATCCAAAAATTGAGGAAAAGCTGGGAATAACGAGAAGAGTGCTGGAGCTTTTCAAGAGATACAACGTCCGCTGCCTGCTCCTCACGAAGTCTGACATCTTTGAGCGGGACATTGATATCCTAAGCGAGCTGAAGTGCGCCGTCGGGGTAACAGTGACGACAGTTGATGAGGAGAAGGCGAAGCTCCTCGAACCGAACGCACCAGCCCCGAGGGCCAGAATCCGGGCGCTGAAGAAAGCAAAGGAAGCGGGAATTCCTGTTTACGCCCGCATTGACCCGATAATCCCGTTTTACACGTGGGAGGACTTCGATGAGACCCTCGATGCCCTTAGCTTCGTGAGCCACGTAACGGTTTCAACTCTCAAACTCCGACAGGATTCAAAGAAGAGGATGTTCGCCAAGTTTCCGGAGCTGATGGAGAAACTGTGGCCGCTCTACGAGAAGGGTGAGCAAATAGGCGGCTACCACTACCTTCCGCAACCGATAAGGTTTGAGATCCTGCAAAAAGCCGAGGAAGAGATCGTGAAGAGGGGTATCACCTTCGGTTCCTGCAGGGAGGGCTACCGCTCTTTCCCCACCTGCGACGGCTCACACCTCGTTCCCGGGTGAGGGCTTCTCCTGCATTTCCGTCTTTTCCCTCTCAATCCTGCGGTGGTGGTTCTCTCTGGCGGCATTGATTAGGGCTTTGTAGAGCCCGATCATCTCCGGGAGGTATTCGGGTCTCCACTGAACGCCAACGTAAAATCCCTCTTCCCTTTCGATGGCCTCTGTTATACCGTCTATTGAGAACGCTACGGGCCTGAACCCCTCCCCAACCTTCTTAATTGCCTGATGGTGGAAACTGTTGACATGGATAAAGACCTCGTTGGTGCTTGAGATCTCCAGGTAATCCTTTATTGCCTCGTAAACCTTTGAGGCGGTTTTGAGTCTCATCCCGTGAAGACGCTGGTGGGGGTTGGTCTGTCTTATATCCCAGTCATGTT from Thermococcus zilligii AN1 includes:
- a CDS encoding acetate--CoA ligase family protein; protein product: MTDRIVEEMRPFFDPKAVAIVGATDKKGKVGNVIFENFKRNKENGVFKGNIYPVNPKLEEIDGYKVYKSVEELPDDTDLAVISIPAPSVPETMREIAKKGIKSVVIITGGFGELGEEGKKLEREIYEIAKANGIDWAAGAGIGIGKMVSYGNKLDVDDADLMEYFLHDDGINVVTFYIEGVKDGRKFIESAKKITKVKPVIALKSGRTEYGAKAASSHTGSLAGADTIYDAVFKQTGIIRAEDFEHMFDLAKAFAALKGKLPKGDRIGIITDGGGAGVMASDAVAKFGLRMANLSEETIKFLKENFPPHAVAGNPTDVVGDTDAERYRIAIEAFTKDPNVDAIVIIVLFQVPLLEEEKIIDILAEYQKKSDKPIVAVAMGGRKTDRYARMLEERGVPVYPTPERGVRAMAGLVRYAQYLKKGGGL
- a CDS encoding acetate--CoA ligase family protein — translated: MKGEALKVIESVLAQGRTAMVEYEAKQVLKAYGLPVPNEKLAKTLDEALKYAEEIGYPVAMKLMSPQILHKSDAKVVLLNIKTPEELKEKWKVIHENARKYRPDAEILGVLIAPMLRPGREIIIGVTEDPQFGHALMFGLGGIFVEVLKDVTFRIIPITERDARKMITEIKGYPILAGARGEKPADMEAIVDMLLRVSELVDELRDYIKEMDLNPVFVYSEGEGAVVVDARIILKVPGDKEP
- a CDS encoding preprotein translocase subunit Sec61beta, yielding MAKDKTTLPPTGAGLMRFFDEDTRAIKVSPKGVIALTLILVAFEIFLHLFGSSIFG
- a CDS encoding DUF835 domain-containing protein, whose translation is MEWIALVNFLSRWILFGAIAYKAYQTKNQGWVLLSAAFLINALDIEAYILDPLGIRIPDEAYDVASLVPSFLIGVSVVWGSLCLENGKIGFKHALLVSILLVTSYLWLFAVAANIFGDSFLLKNSFPSFVFGGSLLLLSYILWKYIIGERLWDRLLPIGISIVGLLNLTYPIGRQIGWYSNFAFSAAALGRVLAAVGAFVFVFYPVVKPEKTSVSNVPPLGAHLFPGEEELLSQYPHFFRNDMIVVTRTDPERAAEKFSEGSLVFWLTRAKEGPVREKPRVIAISPSKLGILQDLITRELENGYKIVYIDALEYLKSEVGFEPMMKFLLAVKDTVTTKDSVLTVVVTKNAFEERERKLLEREFFP
- the glmU gene encoding bifunctional sugar-1-phosphate nucleotidylyltransferase/acetyltransferase, translating into MKGVILAAGKGERLQPLTDDRPKVTLKVANKPLIEYIMENLDPFVDDFVIIVRYKKEKLIEVIGDEFHGKPVTYVEQLPGNGTAKAIESAEKYVTGEEFIVANGDIYLEKDGVRELVSTFRKHNADAAILVKNFDDLSHFGKVDVNGPKVEKITEKPGKIPGYANLGLYVFTPEVFSFIKATPPSERGEYEITDTINLMINAGKNVVYAVYDGYWNDIGRPWNLLELNEYLLKTKLKHEIRGKVEEGAVIIPPVEIGEGTVVRSGSYIIGPVKIGRNSVIGPNCFIRPSTSIGDNCHIGNAVEVKNSIIMDNSNVPHLNYVGDSIIGENVNLGAGTITANLRHDRGSIKVEIKGKLEDSGRHKLGAIIGHNVKTGINVSIYPGRKIGSNSLIGPGVVVDENVPPGAMVLLKQEKILRKVV
- a CDS encoding bacitracin resistance protein BacA, with translation MSYPQLVLKAILGTILAWLPTSPELALEKAYLFPIYLGATFAGVFYFQKEICLLPRDLITQNERSWSKVFLYSSLFTLIIGYPLGKTLGTLGVQTLIIVDVALGVVLLILGTLERVPLNLPGDIKDFFLSFLVGTAQGLSSPGPSRALTSLITASIIESDVRDAVGASLLASPAYFALRAVLLKESGLVGADGIILSSVSFFLSLIIIHSLLKLAAHGRKFLVGYALISLISILWR
- a CDS encoding NOG1 family protein, translating into MRNPFEKMPTVLTADELIDKAFRRAEKAASAVTPQGGKVAKARQREELRIRTVSNVVRDNLKKILEGTPGVSTLPKFYQELVDTLVDRDQFHRSLARVDWAIKTIRNLEQRYVEKLRFERNPLEIAKLRRQFYGRVADILQSINDDLEYLNRARNVLTELPVVDLELPTVVIAGHPNVGKSTLLRVLTNAKPEVASYPFTTKGINVGEFEEHYLRYQVIDTPGLLDRPLSERNDVEKQAILALKHLGDVIVYIFDPSEHCGFPIEEQMHLFEEIHSEFGEFPFVVVLNKTDIAEEENIRQIEEFVRKKGLRPIRISALTGAGLDELKKTVTELVRPKAEELARKIMEKELEKFREGSNFV
- the snatA gene encoding neutral amino acid NAAT transporter SnatA, which codes for MIEYLKYFILIYGGLFAITNPIGAVPVFLSVTRDLGWKERREIATKTAITVVITLLVFALIGQWIFKFFGSSTDAFAIAGGILLFRMAMEMLSGNISTVKISREETEEFSGEAVTLEEVAIIPLAIPLLSGPSAITTVMLYTARSHQIFEKALIIASIIAVGLTAWLILYFSSKIQERLGRLGIKVMTRMMGLILASMAMQMIINGIRGAFGL
- a CDS encoding OsmC family protein, which gives rise to MSDQVRGKVEWFKDYQFVGRIEGESCSVILGEGGISPMKLLLLSVAGCTAYDVVMILQKMREPLKGLEIEISGERREEHPRIYSRIHIHYRIYGNVEEEKAKRAIELSQDKYCSASAHMKLSGTELTYSFEVVRED
- a CDS encoding SPL family radical SAM protein encodes the protein MYVRPFDPWKAKLCTCPFKYTLNVYTGCDHACVYCYITSYIPNAFRVRTKENLLPRLEKELRELDKSHIIALSYSSDPYPKIEEKLGITRRVLELFKRYNVRCLLLTKSDIFERDIDILSELKCAVGVTVTTVDEEKAKLLEPNAPAPRARIRALKKAKEAGIPVYARIDPIIPFYTWEDFDETLDALSFVSHVTVSTLKLRQDSKKRMFAKFPELMEKLWPLYEKGEQIGGYHYLPQPIRFEILQKAEEEIVKRGITFGSCREGYRSFPTCDGSHLVPG
- a CDS encoding gamma-glutamyl-gamma-aminobutyrate hydrolase family protein, whose product is MKPFIAIIVGTEESDWASIKQQFRVIKNAGGIPGVFLPEGDPGDIVNIADGIVLTDGPDVHPYFYGDDPSPSIRSVDYDRDKFEIELFKLALKMEIPVLGISRGMQIMNVAMDGTLYQDIASEIPKAIKHDWDIRQTNPHQRLHGMRLKTASKVYEAIKDYLEISSTNEVFIHVNSFHHQAIKKVGEGFRPVAFSIDGITEAIEREEGFYVGVQWRPEYLPEMIGLYKALINAARENHHRRIEREKTEMQEKPSPGNEV